A segment of the Bacteroidota bacterium genome:
AATCAGCATCCCTATAATTTTGCCTCCATACCCGACAACATAGTTAAACTACTCATGAAGGATGAAGAGAATTCAAATTTATACCTCGGACTCAATTTCTCGATCCTTACGGATTCTTTGTATGGATTTAAGTTGATACCGATAGGAAAAATTAAATACACAGAGTAATAAATAAAGGTTGATTTTTATTGGAAACAATGAATCAATCCTACCGTCATTAGACACTTTCTCACCACTTCTTTATAAAATACAGCCAGCTGTTAAAACAGAGATAAGACTATAGTTCTGCTTTCTAACTTTGTTGGAGTGAAGCTTATTTTAATATTTGTCGGATTACTTTTATGTGTTTGCGTAAATGCACAAATTGAAACGCCGCAAAAAATAAAAATCAAAAAAGAACCAGAAACGAATACCAATACTTATTCAACTGTCATATTAACAGCCGAAAACTCCTTCACGAATCAGGCTGAGTTTCCCGGTGGTTACTCGGCCTTAAATGAATTTATCAAGAAAAATGCTGTTGTACCAAAGTTTGATGATCTAACTTTAAACACTAAAGTATTTGTGCGTTTTACAATTGATGCCGATGGCACACTCAACAACATTGAGGTTATTAAAGGCTCACCGGATTGCAAGCCTTGTAATGATGAAGCTGTTCGTTTAATTAAACTTATGCCAAAATGGATACCTGCGGTTGCTTACGGACAAGCAATAAGTTCAACCATGGTAATGCCTATTCAGTTTAAATTGCAGTAATTTGGTATATATAACCTGCTAAATAAACGACAAAATTTTATATCTTTAATATAAATATAACCACTATGAAATATTTTTTACTCTCATTACTTATTATTGATTTTTTAGTTGGTAAGAGTCAGGCTCAGACTTTTCAGAAAACTTATGGCAGCACCGGATACGAAATTTCCTGTGATGTCATACAAACCGCCGATAAAGGTTATGCCATTTTGGGGAGTCATAATTACAGTGGTTTGTATATTTTAAAAACCGATTCGCTCGGAAATAAGCAATGGTCGAAAAGTTATGCCATCACACAACCCTACATGATCGGCAGAACATTTTCACAAACAGCAGATGGTGGTTTTATTATTGCCGGAAATCAATATGTTACCAATGGCTTTTACGGTGTTATCATTAAAACGGATGCCGCCGGAAACACAAGCTGGGTAAAACTTCAAACCGGCTTCAGCGATATTACTAGAATTAAACCTGCTCTTGGGGGCGGTTATATTGCAACAGGTAACCGCACACCTTTCGCTAATAGCAGAAGTACGCTTGCTAGATTTGACGGCTCCGGTAACCTAATCTGGTCGCGGAGTCTGCCAACCAGTACCACTTTAAATGACGTGATTCAATTGGCTGCCGACTCAAGTTTCATCACCTACAATACTAATACCACATCGAGTGTTAGTGTAACTTTTTCACGATGGAGTCAAAATGCCAATTTAATGTGGAATAAAACAGTTACAAGCACGTCTTTATCAGGAGGTGGTTTTAGTGGCCGCTTATATGAAAGTGGCAATGAGATTCAGATTTCTTTTAACGCAGCAACTTGTCCGGGCATTCTTAAAATCGATAAGAATGGCTCTAACGCGAAAATGATTGGCATGTCGTGTGCATTATTCAATTATGCTGTGATAGATGCTTACCCAACAGCAAACAAAGGAACAGCGATATTGGGGCAATACAATCCGGGTTCAGCCACCTACGGCACACGAAATTTATTTTTAGCAAGTATTGATTCAACAGGTACCCTACTATGGGCTAAATCTATTGGAGGAGTAAATGACGAAGCACCGGCTTCCATTAAAAAAACTAAAGACAAAGGATTTGTGTTGGTTGGAACTACTAAAAGTTTTTCTGTGTACATGGATGATATTTACCTTATAAAAACCGACAGTTTAGGTGTAAGCGGTTGTAATACTTCTAACATTACTTTCACCACTTCCTCATTAATTCTTAATTTAAATATCAACACACC
Coding sequences within it:
- a CDS encoding TonB family protein — translated: MKLILIFVGLLLCVCVNAQIETPQKIKIKKEPETNTNTYSTVILTAENSFTNQAEFPGGYSALNEFIKKNAVVPKFDDLTLNTKVFVRFTIDADGTLNNIEVIKGSPDCKPCNDEAVRLIKLMPKWIPAVAYGQAISSTMVMPIQFKLQ
- a CDS encoding T9SS type A sorting domain-containing protein — encoded protein: MKYFLLSLLIIDFLVGKSQAQTFQKTYGSTGYEISCDVIQTADKGYAILGSHNYSGLYILKTDSLGNKQWSKSYAITQPYMIGRTFSQTADGGFIIAGNQYVTNGFYGVIIKTDAAGNTSWVKLQTGFSDITRIKPALGGGYIATGNRTPFANSRSTLARFDGSGNLIWSRSLPTSTTLNDVIQLAADSSFITYNTNTTSSVSVTFSRWSQNANLMWNKTVTSTSLSGGGFSGRLYESGNEIQISFNAATCPGILKIDKNGSNAKMIGMSCALFNYAVIDAYPTANKGTAILGQYNPGSATYGTRNLFLASIDSTGTLLWAKSIGGVNDEAPASIKKTKDKGFVLVGTTKSFSVYMDDIYLIKTDSLGVSGCNTSNITFTTSSLILNLNINTPVIDSVFGSLSSSYTLNETNPTEISYNACGCVAPVASFTPSTTGDMNNNSTWASKYYWTCTCMPGIIDSTIINKSYYGGPFPNGTYTVCLKVKNSCGIDSLCQPFNYTYYPIGIQETEESIFLMVYPNPVHDELIVSYLGHTSNVDATRMKIINSLGALVYSGIINNQTTTISVSEWPSGLYILELVLGNKIITRKFVKD